aaaagacgttacATCCAGCCGGTATTGTGTGGcatccaaatttttaaatgaaaggaAGTTACAAGtccaaaattaaatgataaTGTGTTTCAACCAGTCTGGCCAAAATCCATTATTCTTTCAATTCTTTCGTGAACTCACTGACTTCTCACTGCACAAGCCCTACATGGCAATAGGAAAACAATGTGTTTGAAAATAGATCTGACGTCAACTAACCGTTCTGCCACCAAAATTGGTCTTTGTTTGAAAATCACCAAgtgggaaaaatttgaaatgaattttctaaCGTTCATAGTTTAGAAAACTcgaggaattattttcttactAATGAATTTGCGACTTTATATTTCAATTCAGAATTGACTCACCCAATAAAGAGTAAACACCACACACTCCCCAGAGGACGAGACATAATCCAGGAGATCCTGCACTGCACAGAAAAAAGATAGGATCGATTTCTCATATTGCGtacaatcaaaaaattaattcgtaCCTAGCGAGAAGGTAGCCTGGTGATACGAAGATTCCGGAGCCGATTATATTTCCAATGACGAGAGCAACGGCGCTAAACAAACCGACctgtcaaaagttaaaaaaataatttcagaatTAATTGAGATCATGTTCAAATCAAATGCAATTAAATGCCTgtcaatcaagaaaatttttagcATCAGAtttagttattatttttaaattcctgggagttgatgaaaaatgaaaaatcaaccAATTACCAAAATTATTTACTTGCGCGCacaatcagtttttttttaaaggcaaAACACGTTGCTGTTGGACTATCGCTGCGCAAGTCCAATCACAACCTCCTCAATTGATAATTGAAAGATAGTGACTGTCAGCATCTTTCGTGGGGCAAGAACAAAAAGAtcgaaacaaaagatttttatcTCTTAACGCTAGACTGCACCAGTATTATTAGTAGCCAAAGCTCCTTACGCATTTACAACAGAACTTTTAATTCACTTAGATTATTTTAGAAACGAAATCTTTACCTGTCTCACCATCCGCATTTCATCCTTGTTGTCACTGGACATTCGATCACTGCTATGGgtgtcatttattttatccacTGAGATATTTCCatcgtcttttttaaatttaagttcaACATTTGTGTGGTTATCCTCTAAGCGAATCCAAAGGAAGCAAAatgtagttttaaaaaatattaatgattAATAACGGTCACAATTTATTGTAAGCAGAAATATTCGGTTAAGTAATAAACCTTGAGACGTGCGCTGCCTAACCGAATCCGAATCCGTGGTTTGAAGAATCGTCATTTTggatgaattaaaaataattatttgatctAGTTTGGAGCAAAAACATTCGGGAATAGTTGAGATATTTCCATTGAAAGtgttattccttttttgaatcGTTAAATTATTCACGGCACGCTTGTTGTTTCTTAACCATACAGGGACACTCCAAAAGAAGAACTAAAAGGATAAAGAAGGGACCGACCCGAGTGCACAATCTTGTACGATAAACTGGACCTAAACAGTAAAAATCAACAATATTCTATTTACTATAGCACTTACCAATTACATTTATCAGTAAGCGTGTTCATGTGGTATCCAAACATCATAGAGGCTACCCTAACTATGGGTTTGTTATGCGGTGAACGACTTCCATTGTTCTTAACAAGCATAAAAAGGTTCTCAGAAGTGTTAGCATTGATGCCTCGTACAAAAACGTCTCACGCCCCCATCTACGTAGCTGTAACAACAAAGTCACGGTCACAGTGAACACGCAATAGCAGCACAACACGACTCGTGACACTTTAAAGATTCACTTTTGAGTTTTTAAGAATTAATTGGAATTTCTGTTGCCAGGCCAAACTCAAAGCAAATGAACTAAGATCTCATACTGATGAGCTTTATGCCGTACTATATAAATAATCAGCTTGCTGTAAGAAAGGCCACAAGCAACTTTAGTTCAATGTTCGTAGATCATCTACTAGAGCCGGCAGCGGTCTCTAGATAAAAATTTCACCCCCCAAAGTCCCAATCACTCAATTCATCATGGTAGTATCTGTGCTCAAATTAGTGAtactttttttcggtttcaTGGGATACTTTATCCGAGCTCAACAACCTTCGGAAGAGGTTCATTCCAttgccaacaacaaccccTACAGGGACAAACGGAGCATTATCTACCTGAATAGCAGAGCCCCTATTACAGTTGGtattccattaaaaaaagaacttacTTGAAAAGTATGGTACATCATTTAACTGCCAatgatttcttgtttgtgtAGCGGTCGTTATTGTGCTTCCCATTTCGGTGATGTTTCAGGCCCTGGGTGGCCGTAGTAGCAGAAAACAAGTCCTGGATAACAATGCTAGCCAAAAAGTGCGTAACTCTTATACGGTGGCCTAGCTGCAGGAAATTGAACCCAAAAAGTTCTAAtgccaattctttttattgccATTTAAACGGTGACGTGGACCTAACACGTTACTGTAGTCACCCTACAAATAAACAGGATCCGAGCTGCTGCCTGTTTGTCGAATGTCGACAGTtgcacaaatgaaaaattgttttgggaTTTACACAATTGTTAATATTTTAGATGTTACGTACtttggaaacaaaatgaaactacggcttcaataaaaacaattctCGCTGTTTTTCATAGAAAAGCTTTCCTTGATTTTTGTCGTTTGATTTAGTGGCCTGTTGTAGGGGCGATCTGAAGCGCTTTCTGGCATACAATAGTAAACGATTCTGCACGGAgtaaaagtcattttttaaaaagagatgaaaCTAATCGAAGATTGAAAGAACAACTTACTCATTCCCGGTACCGTTTTCTTGTAATAAACAAAAGGTACGTAGAAAATAAGGCCGGCTAAGATGAAACACAGCGCATAAAAGTATTGCACTTGCGGGGCTGCAGCGATGGGCACGACGACTAGAATAGCGGAAACCAACATAACAATAATCGGGATGATGATAGGTACCTGGGTTTATCAAAAGAAGATTAGCAACGAAACAACCTGAACTAATTACTACCCGAATTAATAACACGACACGTACCTTAATGGGTCTATGCTCGTTCTTTTTCGTGAATCGCATTACTATCAACGCCACCATTGCGGCACAGTAGAAGATTGAAGCCGTAAAGCCGAAAAAATCAATCAGTGTTCCAATGTCCCCCGGGATAATCATGAGTATTCCTAGTAGACTCTGCATATTAATCCTCTTTTAATTTATGCTTGTAAGCTGTTGGACGACTTTGGTCGCTAAAGATTAagcattattttattcttttctcttaatcCTTCCAATTCTTACGTTCAATAAAATCGGAGCTACAGGTGTTTTCTTCTCAATGTGGATGTAGGATAAAAAGTCGGGAGCGTGTCCTTCCCTTCCAGCTACGTGTGAAATCCTTTAAAGTGTTTAAAACATGaaccaaaatattcattcaaatgtttttcattaaattacCTTCCTGCGGTAAACATGGAGCCGTTGGCAGTACCAAACACTGACATTACCACTCCAAGTGGAATCAAGAAACTGGCAGGACCCAGGACTGCATTGCCCCAATCCTAGTGAAAGTGAATAACatcaaaattgattgaacTGGAAAACAAATATCATTTGACTTACCACAGCTACCGCATTagaagaaatgatttcttggGGTGTCAAAACGGTTAAATATGACACATTGATGAGTACATAGCAAACGGTGGTCAAGGGAAGAGCAATAATAATGGCCAGCGGCAGATTCCTTAAAAATTACGCAAcactttaaattatttcaagtaGTACAAAGGGTAGCATAATGCGTAGGGACGTACCTGTATGGATTCTGTAGTTCTTCGgtgatgaaatttaaattattcctTGCAAAGAAATCGAACagattaattcaatttcaacacacacaataaaTTCAAGTCTCTAATACCATCCATCGTAAGCCCAAAGGCCGCCGTAGAAGGCCGTCACTATTTGTCCAAAAGACGAGGCTGACCCTTCGAATCCGATTTCAAGGTTCTCAGTGTATCCTATTACAGTATTACACGTTTgttatgattttattttagtcgAGATAAGACTAGTACGTTTCGATCACGCTATTTGTGTACCTAAACCGAGATAATACAACCCTCCGCCAATGACAATGGCGATGGCCGTCAGTTTCGCCACCGTGAAAATGTTTTGCACCCTCGTTGCAGCTGTTACAGAGTAACAGTTTACAAATGTAATCAGACCTGAATGAATTAATACGAAACCAAAATTTATGAAGAGGTATTTACATACAAAATAATGTGACTGTCTTACCTATGCATAATGAGGCCACTAGTCGATTTATCACGTAATAGAGGTAGGTATCATCAGTGCAGAAATCTACTGCCGTCAGAATTGGAGAAGTCAAATATTTGGCGAACGAAAGTGATAAAATTGCGAGTGAAGATGGTTTCAATAGAAAAACCACAGTCCACGCAAATATGAAAGCCAAGATCGGGCCGAAGAACTTGTGCGTGTGTCCGAAGGCTTCCAGAAAGTAAATATACTCGCCTATGTCAATAATGGGGTTGCAATTTTAGAGTTGGAGCTTGAGATGGTTAAGTTTTTAtgatgtttgaaaaatttaccgCCAGATTTTGGTATCAGCGTTCCGATCTCGCAATAAGATATGGCACCTGAAAACAGGCCAATGAAACTTCGTGAAGGATATCACCGAGAATTACGACACCAATTTTCGATTTACTTTTAGATTATTGCAAAGTAAACACAAATCCAAATTGAGATAATAAATACAGAGGAGAGAAACGTAAAAGGACATGTTGTTCGACTGTCCAGTGTCCTCCAccgacaaaacaaaagcataACGGAAATGGTTCGTAATGTGGCCATGTGAGGGTGCACAACGGtgccaaaacaaaagaggaaataatagaaattaaaCGACACTTCTGTCACAATATCACATTATAAAAAATCTAGTATGcatattaatttgaaaatttttttttaattaattcagaTTCGACTCACCTAGTAAAGAATATACACCACAGACACCCCAGAGGACGAGGCAAAGACCTGGAGACCCTGCACTATACAGACGACACAAGCGGAAAAATGCAAAgagaatcaaattattattccaaAGTTGTCCCACATCGCGCTATCTGtcaaaattttgtctttcagCTAAGGAAAAGGCCTCCGGA
This region of Daphnia pulex isolate KAP4 chromosome 9, ASM2113471v1 genomic DNA includes:
- the LOC124203239 gene encoding b(0,+)-type amino acid transporter 1-like, with the translated sequence MTIPESDSIRQRSSQDDTNKNRTESLSKDDHGHSSSTNSINDSSLTDAVSNIKDELQMNRRVGLFSGVALVVGTMIGSGIFVSPGNLLGNAGSPGLCLVLWGVCGVYSLLGAISYCEIGTLIPKSGGEYIYFLEAFGHTHKFFGPILAFIFAWTVVFLLKPSSLAILSLSFAKYLTSPILTAVDFCTDDTYLYYVINRLVASLCIGLITFVNCYSVTAATRVQNIFTVAKLTAIAIVIGGGLYYLGLGYTENLEIGFEGSASSFGQIVTAFYGGLWAYDGWNNLNFITEELQNPYRNLPLAIIIALPLTTVCYVLINVSYLTVLTPQEIISSNAVAVDWGNAVLGPASFLIPLGVVMSVFGTANGSMFTAGRISHVAGREGHAPDFLSYIHIEKKTPVAPILLNSLLGILMIIPGDIGTLIDFFGFTASIFYCAAMVALIVMRFTKKNEHRPIKVPIIIPIIVMLVSAILVVVPIAAAPQVQYFYALCFILAGLIFYVPFVYYKKTVPGMKSFTIVCQKALQIAPTTGH